The Ailuropoda melanoleuca isolate Jingjing chromosome 9, ASM200744v2, whole genome shotgun sequence genome includes a region encoding these proteins:
- the IMPA1 gene encoding inositol monophosphatase 1 — protein sequence MADPWQECMDYAVTLARQAGEVVREAIKNEMNVMIKSSPADLVTATDQKIEKMLISSIKGKYPSHRYFLFYNGEKYSGLVKETFFLLQMEFGVVYSCLEDKMYTGRKGKGAFCNGQKLQVSQQEDITKSLLVTEFGSSRTPETVRTVLSNLEKLLCIPIHGIRGVGTAAVNMCLVATGVADAYYEMGIHCWDMAGAGIIVTEAGGVLMDVTGGPFDLMSRRIIAANSKTLAERIAKEIQVIPLQRDDEE from the exons ATGGCTGATCCTTGGCAGGAATGCATGGATTATGCAGTAACCCTAGCAAGACAAGCTGGAGAG GTGGTTCGtgaagccataaaaaatgaaatgaatgtcaTGATTAAAAGTTCTCCAGCTGATTTGGTAACTGCTACTgaccaaaaaattgaaaaaatgctGATCTCTTCCATAAAGGGAAAGTATCCATCTCacaggtattttttatttta taatggtgaaaaatacTCAGGTTTGGTAAAGgaaacttttttccttctgcagatGGAATTTGGAGTTGTATACAGTTGTTTGGAGGATAAGATGTATACtggcaggaaaggaaagggagccTTTTGTAATGGTCAAAAACTACAGGTTTCACAACAGGAAG ATATTACCAAATCACTTTTGGTGACAGAGTTTGGCTCTTCCAGAACACCAGAGACTGTAAGAACTGTTCTTTCTAATCTGGAAAAGCTTTTGTGCATTCCTATTCATGG GATCCGAGGTGTTGGAACAGCAGCTGTTAATATGTGCCTTGTGGCAACTGGGGTTGCAGATGCATATTATGAAATGGGAATTCACTGCTGGGATATGGCAGGAGCTGGCATTATTGTTACTGAAGCTGGTGGAGTACTAATGGATGTGACAG GTGGACCATTTGACTTGATGTCACGAAGAATAATTGCTGCAAATAGTAAAACATTAGCAGAAAGGATAGCCAAAGAAATTCAGGTGATACCACTTCAAAGAGATGATGAAGAGTAA